The Candidatus Methylomirabilis limnetica genome has a window encoding:
- a CDS encoding HAD family hydrolase encodes MNAMTRSRMVKELPKAILFDFGGTLDADGVAWKDRFYPFYLAEHMEIERDRYDQAYYVGDDALVARGFSDYSFRESLLFQVTGVLEALNMADARVASRLCDRFLQDSLDKIRSNLTILRELSVRFRLGIISNFYGNLERVCLESGLTPLMSVMVDSARVGFTKPDPRIFQAALMQLQLDPREAVFVGDSLPRDMEGAKGLGMPHIWLVSDHSGAAVPCCPGDPMIRSLADLREILL; translated from the coding sequence ATGAACGCGATGACGCGAAGCCGGATGGTAAAAGAGTTGCCAAAAGCTATTCTCTTCGATTTCGGGGGAACCCTTGATGCCGACGGAGTCGCCTGGAAAGATAGATTCTATCCGTTCTATCTCGCCGAGCATATGGAGATAGAGCGGGATCGATACGATCAAGCCTACTATGTTGGCGATGATGCTCTGGTGGCGCGGGGATTCTCGGACTACTCGTTTCGAGAGAGCCTCCTGTTCCAGGTCACGGGCGTACTGGAGGCGTTGAATATGGCCGATGCGAGGGTAGCGTCGCGTCTGTGCGACAGGTTTCTTCAGGACTCACTGGATAAGATCCGTTCTAACCTGACGATCCTGCGGGAGCTGTCAGTACGATTTCGACTCGGCATCATCTCGAACTTCTATGGCAATCTCGAACGCGTCTGTCTTGAGAGTGGGCTGACCCCGCTCATGAGTGTAATGGTTGATTCGGCGCGCGTCGGGTTCACCAAGCCGGACCCTAGGATCTTTCAGGCCGCGCTGATGCAGTTACAACTCGATCCACGAGAGGCGGTATTTGTCGGCGACTCATTGCCTCGAGACATGGAAGGGGCGAAAGGTCTCGGGATGCCCCATATCTGGCTGGTATCAGACCACTCCGGTGCTGCCGTACCCTGTTGCCCGGGTGACCCTATGATCAGGTCGCTAGCAGATCTTCGGGAGATACTCCTGTGA
- a CDS encoding TldD/PmbA family protein → MISTAELAKAVTQALEYLGSAEQVAEAEVFASSNGNLLARLNYTSHIPCNGVEEPKSSESYGLGIAAVFKTEAGVTIGFGSEPSDLSLDGVKRALGKARRGAVVDPEFSSLPRATGERRRLRRYHDPKLMKIRDEDLVEVGWKVLQGGLKTFAASPQLAELAGGKGQISALGLIVGGDVTIQQERIAIASTAMPEVQTDESTLIMAFITAMVEAKASKGSGCSAGTRLDQFTDGAGVEAAHNALAAIGGERIKGGEYTVIFGRQPVADLLNNLILPSLSLSTFYSDSSPFMGRLGKRVASKHLTLYDHGNKRGLMGSKGITCEGLPTGKTRLIQRGRLVGLLTNYYEQQRIVRDPRGTEKLGVDPNQHGSAIVPRNGFRSWAGGGRQFGVQTAVASTNAVVQGGDQSLDELIATVKNGLLIGRIWYTYPINGLRAGDFTCTVVGDSYIIKDGRITTPLKPNTVRINDNIHTILSNIIAIGKDVRETLVWAADEVIYTPEIAVRGVKLDEIASFMEQL, encoded by the coding sequence ATGATCTCAACCGCTGAACTTGCTAAGGCTGTGACGCAAGCCTTGGAGTATCTAGGGTCAGCCGAGCAGGTGGCCGAGGCCGAGGTCTTTGCGTCAAGTAACGGTAACCTCTTAGCCCGGCTGAACTATACCTCGCACATCCCATGCAATGGCGTCGAAGAGCCGAAATCAAGTGAATCGTACGGCCTTGGAATTGCGGCGGTTTTCAAGACAGAGGCCGGTGTTACGATCGGGTTTGGCAGCGAACCGAGCGATCTAAGCCTCGATGGGGTAAAAAGAGCCCTCGGGAAGGCCAGGCGCGGCGCCGTCGTCGATCCCGAATTCTCGTCGCTGCCGAGAGCCACGGGTGAGCGGCGAAGGCTCCGCCGCTACCACGACCCTAAACTGATGAAGATTCGGGACGAGGATCTGGTTGAGGTCGGCTGGAAGGTTTTGCAGGGGGGACTAAAGACCTTTGCGGCTTCTCCTCAACTTGCCGAACTGGCGGGCGGTAAGGGCCAGATCAGTGCATTAGGCCTCATTGTAGGTGGCGATGTGACCATCCAGCAGGAGCGGATCGCCATCGCCTCGACCGCCATGCCCGAGGTCCAGACCGACGAATCGACCCTGATCATGGCCTTCATCACCGCAATGGTCGAGGCCAAGGCCTCCAAGGGCAGCGGCTGCTCCGCCGGCACCCGCCTGGACCAGTTTACTGACGGCGCCGGTGTAGAAGCCGCACACAACGCTCTCGCGGCGATTGGCGGAGAGCGGATCAAGGGTGGGGAGTATACGGTAATCTTCGGGCGTCAGCCTGTGGCCGACCTCCTGAACAATCTGATCCTGCCTTCTCTCAGCCTCAGCACCTTCTACAGCGATAGCTCTCCGTTCATGGGACGGCTCGGGAAGCGAGTCGCATCGAAGCATCTCACCCTCTACGACCATGGCAATAAGCGTGGGTTGATGGGCAGCAAGGGGATCACCTGCGAAGGACTACCGACCGGGAAAACACGCCTGATCCAGCGGGGCAGATTGGTAGGGCTGCTCACCAACTATTACGAACAGCAGCGTATAGTAAGAGATCCCAGGGGTACAGAGAAGCTGGGGGTGGACCCGAACCAGCACGGCAGCGCAATCGTGCCGCGGAACGGTTTCCGATCCTGGGCTGGTGGCGGTCGACAGTTCGGTGTCCAAACCGCAGTCGCCTCAACCAATGCTGTCGTACAGGGTGGAGACCAAAGCCTCGATGAGCTCATCGCCACCGTAAAGAACGGCCTACTCATCGGGCGGATCTGGTATACGTATCCTATCAACGGGTTACGGGCCGGCGACTTCACCTGCACAGTGGTTGGTGACTCGTACATCATTAAGGACGGACGGATCACGACGCCGCTGAAACCCAATACGGTACGGATCAACGATAATATCCACACGATTCTCTCTAATATCATCGCGATCGGTAAGGATGTAAGGGAAACCTTGGTCTGGGCGGCAGACGAGGTCATCTATACGCCCGAGATCGCCGTTCGAGGCGTCAAGCTCGACGAGATCGCCTCCTTCATGGAGCAGCTCTGA
- a CDS encoding ATP-grasp domain-containing protein, whose protein sequence is MMPYLWGIYREQQHSPGREFDDAEILRLVAKHVEAAGYQVHLKTPEELGVADPSTGLRPDPLPSLVFLMCERVETLRSLEPIEMQAIPHVNPLQAVLNTYRDRMIPLLAASAIPIPRSQVISSNSFNPDHPSPQLPTGSFPIWVKRADVHNTQSGDVELVSSLEDLRRVLAALYGRGISHVVLQQHIPGDLIKFYGIGKSLTGHRKDTWFKWFYHRDQDLARYPFSEEALQTVTQQAASTIGLEVYGGDAIITPTGEFFLIDINAWPSFALFREEAAPQIATWLLRRLRQGALL, encoded by the coding sequence ATGATGCCGTACCTTTGGGGGATTTATCGTGAACAGCAGCACTCGCCGGGTCGGGAATTCGATGATGCTGAGATCCTGAGGCTCGTGGCCAAACATGTCGAAGCGGCCGGCTACCAGGTACACCTCAAGACGCCGGAGGAGCTCGGAGTAGCCGATCCTTCGACTGGGCTTCGGCCAGACCCTTTGCCGTCGCTTGTATTTTTAATGTGCGAGCGGGTCGAAACCCTACGTTCTCTTGAGCCGATTGAGATGCAAGCTATCCCACATGTCAATCCTCTTCAGGCCGTGCTGAACACCTATCGGGACCGAATGATTCCACTTCTCGCCGCCTCAGCGATTCCGATCCCGAGGAGCCAGGTCATATCGAGCAACTCGTTCAACCCTGATCATCCTTCGCCACAGCTTCCGACAGGCTCTTTCCCGATCTGGGTCAAGCGAGCCGATGTCCACAATACCCAATCCGGGGATGTTGAACTCGTATCATCTTTGGAGGATCTCCGGAGGGTTCTGGCAGCGCTCTACGGCAGGGGAATCTCCCACGTGGTGCTGCAGCAGCACATTCCGGGAGATTTGATCAAGTTCTACGGGATCGGAAAGTCTCTTACAGGCCATCGGAAGGACACATGGTTTAAGTGGTTCTATCACCGGGATCAGGATCTGGCTCGGTATCCCTTTTCGGAGGAGGCATTACAGACCGTTACCCAGCAGGCGGCTTCCACCATCGGGCTTGAGGTGTACGGAGGTGATGCCATCATCACGCCTACCGGGGAGTTCTTCCTCATCGACATTAATGCGTGGCCTTCGTTTGCGTTGTTTCGCGAGGAAGCTGCTCCCCAGATCGCTACGTGGTTGCTACGTCGCCTCAGACAAGGAGCGCTCCTATGA
- a CDS encoding nucleotidyltransferase family protein translates to MNAPTTLIGGIIAAGEGSRLKRDGLRMPKPMVPVAGIPLIERVMSNFVKVGITQLRIIFNEDDRECATFIQERFPNLDVQCIVKTTRSSYESFWEVGGRSGPGPILMSTVDWICPEPAFRRFVDQARRCSQASVVLAVTPFVADEKPLWVTLDPSGRVTGIGGDSGDVVTAGLYLVPGSIFAEAPHPSTLDRLRDFLIWMVDRGIPVYGVVIDQVIDVDRAEDLHLAETLVQEHEKTGSTLHPLPSTLF, encoded by the coding sequence GTGAACGCGCCCACAACCCTGATAGGGGGCATCATTGCGGCCGGGGAAGGTTCCCGGTTGAAACGGGACGGCTTGAGGATGCCGAAGCCGATGGTGCCGGTCGCAGGTATCCCGTTGATCGAGCGGGTGATGAGCAATTTTGTGAAGGTCGGTATCACGCAGCTACGGATCATCTTCAATGAGGACGACCGGGAGTGCGCCACATTCATTCAGGAGCGTTTCCCGAATCTCGACGTCCAATGCATCGTGAAAACTACACGCTCATCGTACGAAAGCTTCTGGGAGGTTGGTGGGCGATCCGGTCCAGGCCCCATCCTCATGTCTACCGTGGACTGGATCTGTCCGGAACCGGCCTTCCGCCGATTCGTCGATCAGGCCCGGCGCTGCAGTCAGGCTTCCGTCGTTTTGGCCGTGACGCCATTCGTGGCCGACGAGAAGCCTCTCTGGGTGACCCTCGATCCTTCCGGGCGCGTAACGGGAATAGGGGGTGACTCGGGTGACGTCGTAACCGCCGGACTCTACCTTGTGCCCGGCTCAATCTTTGCCGAAGCCCCTCACCCGTCTACACTGGATCGGCTTCGTGACTTCCTGATCTGGATGGTTGATCGCGGGATCCCGGTCTATGGGGTGGTCATTGACCAGGTCATCGACGTCGATCGCGCCGAGGATCTTCACCTGGCCGAAACTCTTGTACAAGAACATGAAAAGACAGGGTCTACCCTACACCCTCTACCCTCTACCCTGTTTTAA
- the thpR gene encoding RNA 2',3'-cyclic phosphodiesterase, with protein sequence MPDRPDSQPVSEIRAFVAANLDSGLKAALARVQDRLKATRADVGWVRPENLHLTLKFLGQVEEGRLGVIGEAIAVAATGCGPIRLVFEGLGAFPHPRAARVVWIGLSHGAEALAKLQTRIETGLESLGFAREERPFTAHLTLGRVRSPAHREQLASALTGAPTETLGEMALDRIELMKSDLHVAGARYSILQSFSLG encoded by the coding sequence ATGCCGGACAGACCTGACTCCCAGCCCGTCTCGGAGATTCGCGCTTTTGTCGCCGCTAATCTGGATTCCGGCCTCAAAGCAGCCCTGGCCAGGGTGCAGGATCGGCTCAAGGCCACACGAGCCGACGTCGGATGGGTGCGGCCGGAGAACCTCCACCTTACGCTCAAATTTCTGGGGCAGGTCGAGGAGGGTCGTCTCGGTGTCATCGGGGAGGCGATCGCTGTAGCGGCTACCGGGTGTGGTCCGATTCGCCTGGTCTTTGAGGGTCTCGGCGCCTTTCCCCATCCGCGTGCGGCCCGGGTCGTCTGGATCGGGCTCTCCCACGGCGCGGAGGCGCTGGCAAAGCTTCAGACGAGGATTGAGACGGGGCTCGAGTCGCTCGGATTTGCACGGGAGGAGCGACCGTTCACCGCGCATCTTACGCTGGGTCGTGTACGGAGCCCCGCGCACCGAGAGCAGTTGGCTAGCGCGCTCACTGGGGCGCCAACCGAGACGCTGGGCGAGATGGCGCTCGACCGGATCGAGCTGATGAAGAGCGACCTGCACGTGGCGGGCGCACGCTACTCTATCCTGCAAAGCTTTTCGCTCGGCTGA
- a CDS encoding TldD/PmbA family protein, with protein MSTQPMTVQIIDQIKPMIFDLATRYRKTLRGCRYVDIRVQVDEGQSAAAENGGSKHSTRDYGFAVGIRALSGNGMVAPGYFGQSLGIADIDRLAQVVKGGLRHAHHRALANAERKSATREAFSPLGDTLISTTLAPIEIHQDIVPARFEVDPLSVPLDEIVAMTTEISKSTLALDPHVKYTFISAFTLLSRELLCSSEGANIDQCFALTQGTCFIVTDGKSGTQELYDYMGHQRGWEVLTKGVQEEFIQFPDFRTFCMNLTGDAVSLCNARPLKATDREMVVVTDPHYNTLTVHEIVGHPAELDRALKMEASYAGRSWLFRDLQEHQMGKPIASPLVSAFSDPSLPGYGHYKYDHEGTSGRKVMHIDHGIFTGFMNSRQTAAILGIPPNGSYTATDASMVPLIRMSNTVFSPGERDPHEIIREIPHGYYLVGHRTPSIAESRENFRISAMKVYEIKHGQIGELFCNGGIMADTKDYLMKVDAVGNDFRLYPIPNCGKGQPMQTKRLGNGGPTMRSRAILTGA; from the coding sequence ATGTCAACACAACCAATGACAGTACAGATCATCGATCAGATCAAGCCGATGATCTTCGATCTCGCCACCCGCTACAGGAAGACCCTTCGCGGCTGCCGCTATGTGGACATTCGCGTACAGGTCGATGAAGGACAATCGGCCGCAGCAGAGAATGGTGGGAGTAAACATAGCACCAGGGACTATGGCTTTGCGGTCGGTATCCGCGCTCTGTCCGGTAACGGGATGGTCGCGCCGGGCTATTTCGGGCAATCGCTCGGAATAGCCGACATAGATCGACTAGCGCAGGTCGTGAAGGGCGGGCTCCGTCATGCGCATCATCGGGCACTGGCCAACGCCGAGCGCAAGAGCGCAACACGGGAGGCGTTCAGTCCTCTGGGGGATACCCTGATCAGCACTACCCTCGCGCCCATCGAGATTCATCAGGATATCGTTCCGGCGCGCTTTGAGGTCGATCCCCTCTCCGTCCCCTTAGACGAGATCGTCGCCATGACGACCGAGATCTCCAAAAGCACGCTTGCGCTCGACCCTCATGTCAAGTATACGTTCATCTCGGCCTTTACCCTGTTGAGCCGGGAGTTGCTGTGTAGCTCTGAGGGTGCCAACATCGACCAGTGCTTTGCTCTGACTCAGGGCACGTGTTTCATCGTGACCGACGGCAAATCCGGCACGCAGGAGCTGTACGATTACATGGGCCACCAGCGCGGGTGGGAGGTGTTAACCAAAGGCGTGCAAGAGGAGTTCATCCAATTTCCGGATTTCCGGACCTTTTGTATGAACCTCACGGGTGACGCGGTGAGCCTGTGCAATGCCAGGCCGCTCAAGGCCACTGACCGCGAGATGGTGGTTGTCACCGACCCCCACTACAACACCCTGACGGTCCACGAGATTGTCGGCCACCCGGCCGAGCTGGATCGCGCGTTGAAGATGGAGGCTTCTTACGCCGGCCGAAGCTGGCTTTTCCGGGACCTCCAGGAACATCAGATGGGCAAACCGATCGCTTCTCCCCTCGTCTCAGCCTTCTCCGACCCCTCTCTTCCCGGGTACGGCCATTATAAGTATGATCACGAAGGTACATCAGGGAGAAAGGTTATGCACATCGACCACGGGATCTTCACCGGCTTCATGAACAGCCGCCAGACCGCTGCCATCCTGGGTATCCCGCCGAACGGGTCGTACACGGCTACTGACGCCTCGATGGTTCCTTTGATCAGGATGTCAAATACGGTGTTCAGTCCTGGCGAACGGGACCCCCATGAGATTATCAGGGAGATCCCCCATGGCTACTACCTCGTAGGGCACCGGACTCCCTCGATCGCTGAATCGCGCGAAAACTTCCGAATCTCCGCGATGAAGGTCTATGAGATCAAGCATGGGCAGATCGGAGAGTTGTTCTGTAACGGCGGGATCATGGCCGATACGAAGGACTACTTGATGAAGGTGGATGCGGTAGGGAACGACTTCCGTCTCTACCCGATCCCCAATTGCGGCAAGGGCCAGCCGATGCAGACCAAGCGGCTCGGTAATGGGGGCCCCACCATGCGCAGCCGCGCCATCCTCACCGGAGCTTGA